The sequence below is a genomic window from Halosegnis marinus.
TACCCGTGTCGAAGATGACGAAATGGCCGAGGCCAAACATCAGATGCCAGGCGCTTGCGGCCAAGCCCGTGACGGCACTTGCAAGGCCGACGACGAGCTTTTTCGATCGCTTTCTGGGGAGTGGTGGGCTACTCATGGCCGGACCTTTGGAAGTGAAAACGGGAGGAGGGCGATCGCAAGTCCCCCGAGCATGACAACCCCGATGGTGATGCCCGCCGCAGCTGCGACGACGAGGAGCGCCCCGGCCGGCCCCGGTGTTCGTGCGATGCCGTTGATGATAGTCGCTAGACTGCTCGCAATCGCGCCTCCGATGTGTGTCCCGATGTCGCCGACAATCCCACCGAGGAGCCGGGGTAGATCGCTCAGCGAGAGAATATCACAGGTCTCGCCTCTTGGATTCGTACAGATGAAGCGCGTTGCTGGGACGGGGAGGCCAACGAGATAGCGGCCAACGGCCAAGCCTTCAATGAGGATAGCGTACAGCGTGGCTCCAAGTACAGAGACAAGGATGCCTGTGACGAATCGGGCCGGGTGATTGCCGACTGCGATGAGGAGGTCGGACACTTCGCCAAGCTGGCTGACCCAATCCGGTGCGATTCGTTCCCAGAGCCGCTCGTCGGCGATCGGTTCGCCTGTCTCTGGATCGCGGACCGTGACGCCCGTCTCCGTCCCGCTTGGGAGCTCGGGCCCACCGCTACCTGACATACTGAATCACCAGGTTGACGATGAACCCGATCACGAGCGTCAGCGCAACGGCGACGACGAATCCGAAGGCGGGCTGTGTGACTGCGTGGGCAGTTGCTGTGAAGGCGCGCTGAGCGACCCCAACAAGGCCCGGTGTCGTGACTGGAAACGGCCCAGCCTCACCGATAAATGCCAGCCCAAACAGTCCGGCAACCCCGTCGAAATACCCGCCAACGAGCCGGCTGAGCTGTGTGGCTGTATCGCTGGCAAACTGCGTGATGACGAGCGCAAGCAGTGAGAGTGGGGTGAAAACGAACGCGGTCAGGACACCGAGTGGTCCACGGTTCGTAATCCCGCCGATCAGCCGCACGCTCGGGAGGACTGTTCCGTTCTCGATTGATGTCTTGAGCGCGGCAGTCGACCCGCCAGGCGACCACGACCATCCCCCTGTCACGAATGACACGGAGTCGTGGGCCGTCCCATCGCCTCCCTCGGGAGCTTGTAGTTCCTCATCAGAGGCCACAGTCGGTCCCTCCTCGGTTGCTGGCGCTATGTCCCCCCTGCAGCCGATGTCGGAGAGGGTGGCCTATCATTGTCACTGCTCGTCGTTATCGCTGAAGAAGAACCCGAGGACGGGCACATTCTGCCAGAATGGAAGATCCGAATCAGCGAGATCGAGCGCGTACGTCCACATGACACCGCCGACTAAGACGGCCCCAAGCGCGAGGACGAAGCCGATCGATTCGGTTGCTACCCACCCGGCGGTCCCTTCGGCCCCGGCGTTCACGATGAGCGCAGAGCCGAAGCCAAGCGAGCCAAGCAGCTCTGCGAGGCCGGTGGTGAATTCGGCGATCATGGTGCCGCCGCCTTCGGCTGCGGCTCGCACCGGAGCGATGATGAGGAAGGCGAATCCGGCCCCGATCGCTCCGAGATAGCGCTTGAGCCAGCCCGTTACCCCGCCAGTGACGGTAGCTTGGTTGTCGACCAGCTCGCCGGAGTCCGGAACGCCGGACATCTTACGCCTCTGCCCTGCTCTTGCGCTTTTCGTTGCCCCACAGGAGCCCGATGCCCGTGACGATGCCGACGATGCCGCCACCGACTCCGAGGAGCTTGCCCCAGAGGTTCCCGAAGAAGCCACCGCCGCCCTGCGTCTGGGCAGAGGCCTGCATGGCTTCGTAGTCCTGCTCTGTGAGCTGGAGCTGGTAGTGGACGGTGATTGTCTGGCCAGGCTGCAGCGAGTCCGAAAGCGTGTGCGTGTCGCCCTCGCCAGTGTATAGGCCAGTCTTGTCGGTCCATGCGTCAGCCGAGATGTTTCCGAAGGCCGTGTCGCCCGTGCCCATCGCGACCGCAACGGCCTGGTAGCGACCGGGGCCAAGCGTTTGCGTGTCGTTCAGCCGAAGCTGGGAGTGAGTCAGATCGTACTGATCCGGGACCGTGAATTGCACGTACACGTCGCCTTCGTACGCGTACGAGGGATTGTTCTCAGCCTCCGAAATGTTGACCAGTCGGTTGTCGTCGGGTTGAAGCTCGGCACGATACTCGACCGCAAATTCGAGGTTGTGAATGGTCGCGTCCTCGAACGTCGGGCCGAGCGTGTCCATGTCCGTGACCATCACCATGCCACGTGGCTCGGTGATCGTCTCGGTAACCCACTCTTCGTCTGCGGTTTGGACTTTCTGCTCGCCAAACTGCCATTCGGACATCCGCTCGACGTTCAGGCCAGCGATTTCGAGATCGAGATCGCCGTGCATCACCGACACTTCGATGCGCTCGAGATCATCGAACGTGCCGTCCGACCCAGAAACGGTTTGAGTCGTAAGGTTTCCGAGCGGTTCCTGCCACACGGCGGGGCCGGTTTCGGAGGCGGCGACATCGTGCGAGCTCGCGTTCAGCGAATCGTCGATAGTCGTCGCTTTGTAGTCGCCGTCAGCGTCGACAAACCGGATCTGGGCTGTCGTGCCCGCATCGAGCGTGTTGATACGGAAAGCGACTTGCGCGACTCGCTTTGCCTCATCCGACGTGATCGACGGCGTGTCGGTCGCGAAGATGACTTCATCATCGGCGGCCATCGACCCGTCCGTCTGGAACCGGACGGCCTGCACGTTCGGTGCCGTCTCCGAGTCGGCGACCATCCCGAGGCTTGCATTCGCGCCTGCAACGCTCCACACAGTCGCGTCGACCGCGCTCACGTTCGCGTCCGATGTCGGGAACACCCGGTAGTCACTGGCATTGATCGCGACGGGAGAGAACGTGAACCGGTTCGGATGCTCGTCGTCTGTCGGAATAACGGCCGAGAGGTTCGCTGTCGAGCCGTCATTCGCCTCGTATCTCGTTGGATCGTCGCCGATATCGTACGTCGCGAGCGTGAGCCCCGACCCGTGCGTCCCTTCGTTGATCTGCGGCGATGGCGTCGTACCGTTATCGAAGCTGACCGCGGCCGCGGCGACGCCAGAGGCAGCGAGGAGCGCCACCATGGCGAGCGCGAGTACCGTGCGACCCCGCATCATCGATACATCTCCGTGTCCAGTGTCGTGTCGTGCATTCGGGGGTTCGTGTCGTCGGTGGCTGCGGGGTCACGCTGCTCGCGTTCCCATATGGCGACCCAGGGGTTGCTCGTGCGCCCGGTTCGTCGGTCGCCGATATAGCCGAGATCGCCGTGGGCGCCTTGGCTGGAATCAGGATCTACACTCACCGAATCATCATGGTCTACACACCATGGTTTGCCCAGGTAATCTACTGACTAGAACGTTGACAGCTTCGTGTACGCTCGATACGGACCGCAGTACAGTAGCTATCTGTAGTATCGAAACGACGGGAGGCTTTTGCTAGTGCAGATGATACCTGTAGCTATGCCTCGCGACCTGTTCGACATACTCGCCGATGGCGGTGATCATCGAAACATCGTCGCGCTCAACGGTCAGGGGACGCCGGCGCTCTCGCTTGGTGTTGCGCTTGCCGATGAGCTCGACGCCGAGGTTGGTGACACTGTCGGCGTGCAAGTCGACCACGAAGAGCGGAAGCTCGAGGTGTTCTTCGGGCCGGAGCGGCCGGAGTAGGCGATTAAGGACATGACTGGGTCCCAAATATCGGGTCTCCTCGGCAAATACCGAGCCGGCTACACGCCGATTCCTTTCGCACTGTCGCTGCGGGCGTCTATATCCTTCATTCGACCTTGAGCTCGAATGTGGTCAGCCAAATCGGCGTACAGCGCGGCACAACTTTCGTCTGCAGTACGGTTTTCGGCCAGAGTCCCCAGGGTTTCGAAGTCACCGATCACGACTAATCGCTTGCGCGCGCGAGTGAGCGCTACGTTCAACCGCCGGGGGCCGACATCAGGAACGGTCAGGAAGCCACTGTTGTTTGCGGAGTTACTTCTGGTGAGTGAGAGAATGATTGCGTCACGTTGACTCCTTGGAATGCATCCACGGTTTCGACTGTGACATCGTAGACATCAGGAATGCCGGACCGCTGTAGTTGCCGACGGATCTCAGTCACTTGGCCGCTGTAAGCTGCAATGACCCCGATCTCGTTCATTGCTGCGCCTTCAATGGCAAGAAGGCGTACTTGATCGACTGCAGCCTTTGCTTCCGCGGTGTTCAGGTATGAGTGACCAGAGGCGGTCGACTGTTCTTCTCCCTTAATGTTCAAGCCGATGAGTGGAGCTAACGTTCCGACTGTCCACGTTCGATTCCTGTCGGCGGTTGTTAGTCGACCATCGTAGAACGCCTCGTTCGGGAATGCTGCGATGTACTCATGCATCCGGTATTGGGTCGTGAGCATCTTCGTGATTGTAGACCCATACCGGTCAACGAGGGCTTCAAATAGTGAAGGGCGAACCGGGTCGGTAAGTGGGTTGTCGCTCCCTGAAAACGGTGGGAGCTGTTTGTGATCCCCAGCGAGCACTAACTTTGTTGCTGCGTTGAACACGATGGCTGCGGATGCTCGACTCGCTTGGGTCGCCTCATCAATGATCCCGATGTCGAACATGTCGGTGTCGAATTCTGCGGCTCCACTGGTGGTCGCGGCGACAATATTTGATTTCTTCACTGACTGCCCCTGGTAGTCCCGAATAACCACCTCGTTCCGCGAATTCTCTCCTACTCGGGCGATTGTGAGTGGTGAATCCGGCTCGCGGGCCAGAGCATGGAGAGTCCCGGGTGCGGGCTCGTCGATGCTACTATCTCCAACGAGCAGGTTGTCAACCGCTTGGTTCGTATGCGCTGTAACGAGAACGCGGTTTCCTTCAGCGATTGCCTCCACAATGACGGCTGTGAGCGTGCGAGTCTTGCCCGTCCCCGGTGGTCCATGAATGAGCATGCAATCCCGGGCAGCCCGAGCCCAGAGGACTGCATCTGCCTGTGACTCGTTCAATTCGAAGGGTGACTCGTTGCTATGTGATACTGCTCGCTCGTAGTCAACCGGACGGTGCCCGCACAGGAGCGATCGCTTTCGCTTCTTGCGTTTAACCCTACTCAACGCCTTTAGTTGCCGGTCAAACGGGAGCGGATTGAGGAGCTCGTGAAGCCATACGTCGTTGTTAGTATTCGTGAGCGCGGTATCGACGGCAGAATCGGCTGGGATCGAGTCCGTTCGGGAGACAAGCCACACCTCTGAATCCCGCGCGTAGACTGCCTCCATATCCACGGGGCACTGATGGTGACTCTGCGGACTTGCTGCTAAGTAGTAACTCCCCGAGTAGATCCCCATCCCCTCGTCATGAATCTTCGATCTCTTGTCTTCCCAGGGATCGTCCTCAGAGCCTTCACCGGCTCCAGTATAGGTAAACTTGTAGGCACGCTGTTGTTTGTATGGTTCAGTGCCCATCGGAATGAGCGGGCCAATGACGGCATCTGCGTCAATTGCGGCCTCCAGGCCGAGCTCACTGAATATTTCCCGATTTGTTTGCTCGGCTGCAGCTCTGTCCTGTCGGACAAGCGTCTCCATCTCGGTGAACAGCTTCGCAGCGTCAGCGTTGCTTAGTGGATCTTTGGCAGGAATCTGTGTGGGGGGAAGGTCTTCTGGAGGAACCATCCCAAGCTCTTCTGCATGCTCTGGTAACCACCACTTCAATCGGGGGGCGAACGATGCGTTAGTGAGCTTGTGCGCCTGCACACGTCGGAGAGAGCCAAATTTGTTGTCTTGAAAGCCTACCTGATTGGTACTTGGCTTATATACGACAAAATCCGACGTGAGCTTTGGCCGTTTCGCGTGAAAGAGTGGTACAACATACATCGAATGTTTCCACTTGATTTGATAGAAGCTGACTGCGGCCTCGCAAGCCCGCCTGACGTCGATACGCTCGGACTGCTTTTGTCCTTCGTTATACTGGATAGATAGTAGATTGCTGCCTTTCCGTGACCAGTTGGTGAATATGTTTTGTCCCATCGTTTATATCGAAATTGTCCCAAATCGGTACTGGCAGCCACCTTGGCTTCCTCCGAGGTGTGAGAATGCGCTCCGTGCCGTCATTCAGTGAGTGTCCATCCCATTTCCGCTGCGGTGACACCATGCTCCCGCAGGAACCGACGCTGCCGGTCCGCTGGCCAACTGTCGCCATACTCTCGTGCGGAGCGCATTCGCTTGCCATCTGCCTCACCCATGTGCCGATTGTCCCGCCTGTTCCGGCCTTGTTGCTTCCCCGATTGTTTCGATTTGCCCGGTGGCTGCTTGCTTTGATTTGGGGAGTCAGCCTTCCCCTGCCTTTGTCTCCGATTACGTTCTACCCTTCGTTCGTGTTGGGCTCGGCGTTCACCCTTCGACAACGGGATTTCAATGTCGTCTTCCGGGTTGAAGCTCGCGCCATCTTGCCGATCATGATGCGTGCCCTGCGAGTCGCCGACAGTCCCCGGCATCGACTCCCCAATCCCGAAGCTTGGATACCGCTTTTTCCGATCACCCATGGCCGCCCGAAGCGAGATGACATCATAAGTATATCTGCCGTTACACGATTTTGTTGCCTCAAAAACACCTAGTTTAGCTAATCAATCTTGGCAAGTTGACGAATATGGGGCTACGCTTCCTCCTCTCGTGATCCCATACAGATGACGGACGACAGCTGGTGTTGACGACGCCACAGCCGCATCCGGCGAAGAGGTGACCAGCGACGACCCGGAAGGTACGATTTGTCCACTACGATTAGCGCGCCCTCGAACAGTAGCAGTCTATGAGTCAATTTCCCCCGTTCTTTCCCCATCAGCATCCATCTTGCTCAAGTGATCAGGACTGTTGCCCTCCCTGCCGTCTGGATTCTCCTTGGAATCAACCTGGTCGTTGAACGACGCTACCGTGACGATCCATCAGTGATGATCCGGTATATCTGAGGATTACGACTCTTCAGGATGACTATCGGTTGACTCGGCTAGCGGCTAAAACGGACTCGTGAGCCAGCTGTGGTCATCTGCTTGGGCTTCCACCTGTCGTCCGAACACATCGCGAAGGGGATAGGGGGTGCCATCGACCCAGAGATCGTACTCGTTGCCGCGATCGCTGCGGTGGATGTCTGCCTCGACGGCAAACTGGATGATCGGTGAGTCAGCGTGTTCGAGATCATCGCCCTTGCGATCCATCGTGCGCCGAAGCTCCGTGATGAAGTCCGGTCGCGTAAAAGCGGATTCAAGATTGACGACCGTCACCTGCGTGGGGAGATCATCGTCCTCGAGGAGCTCGACAAACGCATCCACAGGAAACTGCGTCGGAAACGTCTCATACTGCTCCCGTTCGACGATATTGTAGACGCCCGGGATCTGGCCGCGTTTCGGCATGATGATTGATTAGAATATCTGTGGGGGCTCGAATGAAGGTACCGGTGGCGAGTGGCGATGTGGGGACGGTGGGCGACTACTCTTTCGTGAATTCAGCGTCGACGATGATACTGTGGGCGTCGTCACTGAGCCCTTCGAAAAACGCTGTCAGCTCGGCCGCGGGTTGGTTCGCCTCAAGTGCGAGCTCGATCGTCGTATGTTCCACCGTGGCCGTGTCCTGGAGCTCGGCCGGCAGGCCCCCATCCTCGGGGAGGGTGAATTCGATCGTCGCGTGGTTGACCGATCCCTCGTCCTGTTCTCGGTTCCACTTGTCGCGGAGATCGGCCGCCGAGCCCCCGTTGTAGTGGAATTCCCAGATGAGCTCCTCGTCGGACTTGGGCGTGCTAAACGGATAACCGGGCATCCACTGGCCGGGATCCGTCGACCCGTTGTTCGCGATGACATACGCCGGGTCGCTGTCGGTCCCGAGATGCTGTAGCAGATACGTCTTGATCGCAGCCTCGGGAGCGGAGCTGCCAAAACGGGTGTGCAAGTCGTCGATGGTGAAATTGGTGTCCGAGTCAAGCGAGCCGATGTAATCGTCGATCTCGGCTGCGATCGCGCCGGAAACACTCGGCACGATCGTCATCTCGAACACATCCCGATCGCCGAGGGAGTCGACATAGCCGTTCTCCGTGCGGAGGAGATGCTGCTCGCTGAGGAGCGTCATCACGGCCTCCGTGACTGCTTGCTCTGTGTCCTCGGCGGGGAGATACACGCTCGTGTCGCCACGGATCGCTCGAAGAACGGCCTCTACTGACGCTTCCCCAGTGTCGTCGATCGCCTCACGCAGCCGCTCGGCCACTGCCGACGGGCCGATCTGTGTGGCACGCGAGACATCCCGAACGGTACCGTCCAGCTGGGGTTCATCGAGGAGCTCTGCCCCCCTGGCGATCACGTAGCCGTCGTCGTTCGTCAGCCGGCCGATCGCCATGAACAACAGATCCTTTTCGTCGCCCTCGATCCGGACTTGGGTCTTCGAGGTGAGTGTGTTGTAGTAGTCGCCGATCGCGAGCTCCGTTGTCCCGGCGGAAAACTGCCCGCGGATGTCATCGATCACATCGTCGATCTCCCAGACATCGATGTCGGCCTCAAGCACGAGCTTCGTCTGGGGCGTCAGCTGATCGAGATCGGTGCTAAAGCCGTCTGTCGGCGTGTGGAGCAAAATGGGCTTGTCAACGAGGCCGCCGTTCTTCGCGGCATCGAGGACATCGCCAGTGCCGCCGGGGATCGGGAGCGCTGGCTTGGTGAGGAACTCCTCGTAGATAGCCTGGATTGTCGTCTCGCCCTTGCGTTCAAGCAGATCTTCTGCGATCGGCCAGATGTGTGACTCGAGATCGAACGGGTCGGCCGCGGCCTCGTCGATGAGCGTCTTGGCGCTGTACTCGTCCTTATCCTCGTCAAGAACAAACACGTCCAGCTGCATCGGCGTCGCCATCTCGAATTCATTCAGCAAGTCATCGCCATCGATGACGTCTCCGTACGCGAGCCGAAGCTCCTTGCGGAGCTCCTGCTCTTCTTGCTCTTTCATGTTCTTGATCCGGGCTCGGATCCCATCATCGAGGCCCTGGTCGGCGAGCACCTGGCGAGCACCCTCAACGTAGCGCGCCTTGTCGATGTAGCGGGTGCCCGATTCGATCGCATCGCCTTCGTTCGGTTGGACGAAGATGAACGTGTTACGCCAGGAACGCCCACGGCCGTCGTTTGTGATAACCGCACGGACGCGTTCCGGCGTCCACTCCTCACTGTGGATAATCACCTTCACCTGGTTGGTGTCGGGAATCTTCGAGAGCTCATCCGGGCGGAAGCCGACGGTGTAGGAATGCGGCCCGAAGAGCTCGCTGACCATATCCGCGATTTCGCCTTTGGCGGCCCGTTCGGAGACATCGCTGGCTGCATTGCGAATCAGCGCGTTCGGGTTCCGCTTATCACGAATCGCATACTTGCCGTTCAGCTTGTGGAGGTGCCAGGCGACACCGTGGATCTGCTCAAGCTGGATGTAGATATCCGAGATCCGGTTGTTCGTCTGGTAGGTCCCCATGACGATCTCGGACACGTCCGCGCCCTCACCCTGGCTGTCGTTGAGCGAGTAGAGGAGGATCGTGTTCAGGATCCGCCGGCCGAAGTCGATACTCGCATCCAGCCGCTTGATATCGTTGACACAGGCGGTCGGGCGGGCGAAGTCGATTTTGATGAGCTCGTCTTCGAACTGCTCGGCGTCGATATCGCCGTGAGTGATGAGATCCGTCTGGTCCTGCAGCTCCAAGAGCAGCGTCGAGAACAGATAGATCATCCCGCGAGTGTTTTGGTTCTCATCGCCGGCATAGTACCGCGACTCGAGCGTCTCGATGAGCGCCGGATGGAACGGGTACAGCTCCAGCATCTCGTCGCGCGTGACGGCCTCATCGTCGACGTAATCCGAGCGGTGGTACGCCTCGAGATAGCCGTCGATGATGTCGCTCGCGGGCCCTTCCTCGACCCCGTCGATCAAGCGGTGGAGGAGGACATCTTCCTTGCTCACCTTACTGTCCATGTTCACCTGGACTGCATCCTCCCGATTGAGGATATCATGGACTTTGGAGCCGCGGCGAAGCACCGAGGCAATGGTGAACAGATCGAGCGACTCGATCGCTGTCGCCTCCATGAGGGCCTGGAGGAACCCCCGGTTTGCGGACTCTAGGTCTTTGTCCAGGGTGTCAAACCAGTCTTCGAGCTCGTCGATGATGAACGCGACCGTCCGATCGCCAACGGCCTCCTGGATGGTCTTGATGTCCGGGTAGCCGCCGGTATCGAAGTCACCGGGGTCGGCATCGAGGCCTTCGAAGAATGGCTCCCACAGGTAGTCATAGTCGTTGTTCTCGTACTGCATCGCGACGGTGATCGCCGTCGCATCCTCGGGGAGCGCCGCCTGGAGCCCGTCGACGTTTCCTTTATCGGCGGCCCACTCGCCGGCGACGCGTGGTGCGGCAAAGCAGTGATACAGCGCCACCATCTGGTGGGACTTCCCCGAACCGTACGGCCCGTAGAGTACGTGCGCCTTTCGCGGGTCATCGCCGTTGAGTGAATCACGAAGGATCGAGAGCGTCTCCTGTAGACCCTGGGTCGTGACCGTCCGCTTGAAGAAGGTATCCGCATCCGCCTCAAATTCGTCCTCGTCGTCGATATTATAGAGTTTGACCTGGCCATCAATGCGGCCCTCCTCCCGGAGCTCCTCGCTGAGTGTGACAGTGTCAGCGAGGGTTTGCGTCAGCGAATCCGCGTTTGCCATGTAATTGTGTGAACCCGGGCGGGTGCTCGGATAAACATGGCGGTCAGCTGGTGCATGAAACGATCCCTCTGGCGATTAGCTCACAGATCAGTGGTGTCTCGCTCTGCAAGCAACCGCCGGTATGTTTCGTCGCCAGTGGCATCTGCCAGGCGACTGGCGAGCGCTTGGAGGCCCTCATCGTCGCGCCACGCATCGAGCTGGGGCTGGAGTGACTCGCCACGCTCGAAGCGCCGCCGTAGGAACTGCAGCTTCACGAGCGGGGTCACGTTCGTCTCGTTCGCGACACAGTGGTCGACATAGCGGATGCGGGCGGGCGCATCCCACGTACCGAGCTGGGGGCCCTCAGGTGACTCGATGATGAGGCGACGCTGTTGGAGCGTGTCCATGTCGACGTTTGTCCCCCGGATGCTGTCATGAACGGCGGCGATGTCGTCGGGCATGTCGTCGAGTAGATCGAGGAAGATGTCCGTTGCGGTGAGCTCACCGGCGTCTTCGATCAGCGTAAACATGGCCTCGACAACTGCCCTGGCATCCATAGGCTCGCCGTCCTGTTCGATCCGGCCTGCATGCTCGCTGTAGCGGCGCAGACACGCACCAAGTTCTAGGACGCCCCGCTCACCCTGGGAGAGTGAGCGTTCGCGCTCGAGCGTTTCTCGAAGCTCGCCGACGTCTCGATGCATCTCGCGACGAAGGGCTCGCCAGCTGGTCGGGGTCGGTTGCTCGACTCTCGGGA
It includes:
- a CDS encoding DUF499 domain-containing protein, whose amino-acid sequence is MANADSLTQTLADTVTLSEELREEGRIDGQVKLYNIDDEDEFEADADTFFKRTVTTQGLQETLSILRDSLNGDDPRKAHVLYGPYGSGKSHQMVALYHCFAAPRVAGEWAADKGNVDGLQAALPEDATAITVAMQYENNDYDYLWEPFFEGLDADPGDFDTGGYPDIKTIQEAVGDRTVAFIIDELEDWFDTLDKDLESANRGFLQALMEATAIESLDLFTIASVLRRGSKVHDILNREDAVQVNMDSKVSKEDVLLHRLIDGVEEGPASDIIDGYLEAYHRSDYVDDEAVTRDEMLELYPFHPALIETLESRYYAGDENQNTRGMIYLFSTLLLELQDQTDLITHGDIDAEQFEDELIKIDFARPTACVNDIKRLDASIDFGRRILNTILLYSLNDSQGEGADVSEIVMGTYQTNNRISDIYIQLEQIHGVAWHLHKLNGKYAIRDKRNPNALIRNAASDVSERAAKGEIADMVSELFGPHSYTVGFRPDELSKIPDTNQVKVIIHSEEWTPERVRAVITNDGRGRSWRNTFIFVQPNEGDAIESGTRYIDKARYVEGARQVLADQGLDDGIRARIKNMKEQEEQELRKELRLAYGDVIDGDDLLNEFEMATPMQLDVFVLDEDKDEYSAKTLIDEAAADPFDLESHIWPIAEDLLERKGETTIQAIYEEFLTKPALPIPGGTGDVLDAAKNGGLVDKPILLHTPTDGFSTDLDQLTPQTKLVLEADIDVWEIDDVIDDIRGQFSAGTTELAIGDYYNTLTSKTQVRIEGDEKDLLFMAIGRLTNDDGYVIARGAELLDEPQLDGTVRDVSRATQIGPSAVAERLREAIDDTGEASVEAVLRAIRGDTSVYLPAEDTEQAVTEAVMTLLSEQHLLRTENGYVDSLGDRDVFEMTIVPSVSGAIAAEIDDYIGSLDSDTNFTIDDLHTRFGSSAPEAAIKTYLLQHLGTDSDPAYVIANNGSTDPGQWMPGYPFSTPKSDEELIWEFHYNGGSAADLRDKWNREQDEGSVNHATIEFTLPEDGGLPAELQDTATVEHTTIELALEANQPAAELTAFFEGLSDDAHSIIVDAEFTKE